In Pleurodeles waltl isolate 20211129_DDA chromosome 5, aPleWal1.hap1.20221129, whole genome shotgun sequence, one genomic interval encodes:
- the LOC138297003 gene encoding salivary glue protein Sgs-3-like produces the protein MQKLLILYNTNQPPIQHRTPTNHRSNTEHQPNTKPTPNTNQPPIQHRTPTNHRSNTEHQPTTEPTPNTNQPPNQHRTPTSHRTNTEHQPTTDPTPNTNQPPIQHRTPTKHQTNTEHQPTTEHQPTTDPTPNTNQHRSCFAINLDSGEEALKRDGELIS, from the coding sequence ATGCAAAAACTATTGATATTgtacaacaccaaccaaccaccgaTCCAACACCGAACACCAACCAACCATCGATCCAACACCGAACACCAACCAAACACCAAACCAACACCGAACACCAACCAACCACCGATCCAACACCGAACACCAACCAACCACCGATCCAACACCGAACACCAACCAACCACCGAACCAACACCGAACACCAACCAACCACCGAACCAACACCGAACACCAACCAGCCACCGAACCAACACCGAACACCAACCAACCACCGATCCAACACCAAACACCAACCAACCACCGATCCAACACCGAACACCAACCAAACACCAAACCAACACCGAACACCAACCAACCACCGAACACCAACCAACCACCGATCCAACACCGAACACCAACCAACACCGAAGCTGCTTTGCCATCAACCTAGACAGTGGTGAAGAAGCCCTTAAAAGGGATGGTGAACTAATTAGCTGA